Proteins encoded in a region of the Paenibacillus sp. W2I17 genome:
- a CDS encoding protease — protein sequence METIYWGCLIGGAIFAVVSLVLGDLIDGLLDGAFEMPGLDFFKPVVLAGSITTFGGAGILLIRYSSLSAMSGLILSLLIGIAAAMLVFFAYIKPMRNSDVSIAFSMKELSGKIGEITIPVPEKGFGEVMIRFASGSTIQTASSFEHLPIAAGARVVVVDVVDGVLRVSEWDENVLKDL from the coding sequence ATGGAAACAATTTATTGGGGGTGTCTAATCGGAGGGGCGATATTTGCGGTTGTCAGCCTTGTGCTGGGTGACTTGATTGATGGCTTGCTGGACGGAGCTTTTGAAATGCCAGGTCTTGATTTTTTCAAACCCGTTGTGTTAGCTGGTTCCATTACAACCTTTGGTGGGGCAGGTATTTTGCTGATACGTTATAGTTCATTAAGTGCAATGTCCGGTCTAATACTATCCCTGCTTATAGGTATTGCTGCAGCCATGCTGGTATTCTTCGCATATATCAAACCGATGCGTAACAGCGATGTCTCCATTGCATTTTCAATGAAAGAGTTATCAGGAAAAATTGGGGAAATCACCATTCCGGTGCCGGAAAAAGGTTTTGGCGAAGTAATGATCCGCTTTGCATCCGGTAGTACGATTCAAACGGCATCCAGTTTTGAACACCTCCCCATTGCGGCGGGAGCCCGTGTTGTCGTGGTGGATGTTGTAGATGGTGTACTGCGTGTGTCGGAATGGGATGAAAATGTACTTAAAGATTTATAA